The sequence AGGAAGCCGAGGCCCGCGCCGACCATGGCCCCGCAGAAGACCGTTACCTCGCCGATGCCCTGGATGTTCTGGACCTGGAGATATTCGGCCATGGTGGCGTGACCGGACACGTAGATGAAGATGGCGAAGCAGGCCATGGCCACGACCATGGGCCCGATGGCCAGCCCGTCGAGCCCGTCGGTCAGGTTGACCGCGTTGGACGCGCCGACCATGACCACCAGGGCGAACGGCAGGTAGAACCAGCCGAGGTCCGGATTGAAATTCTTGAAGAACGGCACGGACAACCGGGTGGAGTAGGCCGGTTCGCTGATGAGCAGGGCGATGGCCGTGGCCGCCACCAGGCATTGCAGGGTGAACTTGGCCTTGGCCGACAGTCCCTTGTTCCGCCGTTTGACCACCTTGATGTAGTCGTCCGCGAAGCCGATGGCGCTGAACCCGGCAAAGGCCAGCAGGGTCAGCCAGACGTAGATGTTGGTCAGGTCGGCCCAGAGCAGGGTGGACACGGATACCGAGAGGAGGATCATGATCCCGCCCATGGTCGGAGTGCCCTGTTTGGCCTGGTGCTTGGGGCCGTCCTCGCGGATGTACTGGCCGCATTTGACCCTGGTCAGCCAGCGGATCATGGCCGGGCCGAACACGATGGAGATGATCAGCGCGGTCAGCAGGGCCCAGACCGAGCGGAAGGTGATGTACCGGAAGACGTTGAGGACGCCGACGTCCGTGCTCAGGGGAACGAGCAGATTGTAGATCACAGGCCGCCTCCTATGGGCCGGGCGTCCAGATCCCGGCACAGAACGTTGGCGAATTGCTCCATCTTCAGGGAACGGGATCCCTTGATCAGGACCACGCCCTCGGAGATGCACAGCTCGCGCCATGCTTCGAGGAACTTCTCGGGCTTGTCGGCCTCGCGCATGAAGCTTCCGAAGCCGCGCTCCACGTCCAGAAAGTGCTCGCCCTTGTAAAAGACCATGGCGGGTGCGACTTCGCGCAGCACATGGCCCAGCTCTTCGTGGCGGGCCATGGTCTCTTTGCCCAGTTCGCGCATGTCGCCCAGAACCAGGACCAGGGGCCGATCCCCGGCCATCTCACGTGCGGTGCGGATGGACTTGGCCATGGACAGGGGGTTGGCGTTGTAGGTGTCGTCTATGACCGTGATGCCCTTGCCTATCTTGCAGCAGAACCGCTGCGGGTCCGCGGCCATGGCGCTCACGCCCTTGACCACGTCGTCGCGCGACAGGCCCAGGCAGTGGGCGGCCGCAGCCACGCCGGCCAGGTTCTCGGCATAGTGGACGCCGCAGAACGGAGCGGTCAGTTCACCGTCGCCTTCCGGGGTCTTGAGCCGGAAACGGCCCTGTCCGCCGGGCGCGGTGCCGAGGAACTCGGCGAAAAAGTCTGTTTCGGGGTTCTCATGGCCCGAGAAGCCCACGGGCGCGTCGACCAGTTCCAGGGCAGCGTTCCAGAGCAGGGGATAGTCCCTGCAGATCACGGCCTGGCCGTT is a genomic window of uncultured Pseudodesulfovibrio sp. containing:
- the mraY gene encoding phospho-N-acetylmuramoyl-pentapeptide-transferase, with translation MIYNLLVPLSTDVGVLNVFRYITFRSVWALLTALIISIVFGPAMIRWLTRVKCGQYIREDGPKHQAKQGTPTMGGIMILLSVSVSTLLWADLTNIYVWLTLLAFAGFSAIGFADDYIKVVKRRNKGLSAKAKFTLQCLVAATAIALLISEPAYSTRLSVPFFKNFNPDLGWFYLPFALVVMVGASNAVNLTDGLDGLAIGPMVVAMACFAIFIYVSGHATMAEYLQVQNIQGIGEVTVFCGAMVGAGLGFLWFNAHPAQIFMGDVGSLGLGGALGFVAVLAKQELLLAIVGGVFVFETLSVILQVGYFKLTGGKRIFKMAPLHHHFELKGIPESKIIVRFWILSILMALMALSTLKLR
- the murF gene encoding UDP-N-acetylmuramoyl-tripeptide--D-alanyl-D-alanine ligase; this encodes MNLTLAEVARCLGTLADEGFEKTVVTEVKTDSRTVEPGDLFFCIAGENFDGHEFAKQAAVSGACAIVASRMIGEVDAPIIMVRDTKAALGRLAACWRDTCGAKLVAVTGTAGKTTVKEMLHSVVSQRYSAAKNYRNFNNQIGLPVSMLKASADQEVWIMELGISRQGDMEELAPVASPDLAIITNVGPGHLEGLGNEAGVAQAKTTLLRYLRQNGQAVICRDYPLLWNAALELVDAPVGFSGHENPETDFFAEFLGTAPGGQGRFRLKTPEGDGELTAPFCGVHYAENLAGVAAAAHCLGLSRDDVVKGVSAMAADPQRFCCKIGKGITVIDDTYNANPLSMAKSIRTAREMAGDRPLVLVLGDMRELGKETMARHEELGHVLREVAPAMVFYKGEHFLDVERGFGSFMREADKPEKFLEAWRELCISEGVVLIKGSRSLKMEQFANVLCRDLDARPIGGGL